The Oncorhynchus kisutch isolate 150728-3 linkage group LG14, Okis_V2, whole genome shotgun sequence genomic sequence ACGTTTCTTTCTTAGGTCACAATTACTATGTATCTGTAGTCATCAGcccaggttaggttaggctgaAAAGTGACCGTTCGTAGTGTACGTTTCCTCCACATATTCTGCATTGAACGAATGAATCCAGACATTTTCATGTCTGTTCTGTGGGCAGAGCCGCGCTGTCCTGCCAGAACCGGGCCCAAGCCCACCTTCGTTCTATTCTGTTGGGCCGAGTTAAACTCAGAGCAGAGACACTCACGCAAGGGGATCAAACGCACATAGATTCTTAGCCCCATTtcgtccctccttccctctctcacatTTTCCTAATTCATCAAACAATTGTTGTACTATCTCCGGCTGCCTTTATTCATTTGGTCCATCACTCACTGTGTTATATCTTAGTTTTCTCTTTCTCACTAAGTTAGGTGTGAATTGTGTGGTCCCGGTCTGTATCAACTATATATGCTGCTTGGTCCAATTCTGCCGTACCCAGGTTCACCGGACCTCATGACAGGCCTTTGTGATCGGTCCTTGTCTCATAGTGCAAACCTTGTAGACTTTCTGACTGCTGTATTTGAGTCCGAattaagaatctcaaatctctCTGAATAATATTTCCTCAATTAACCACCCGACCTCTATTTCCTTTCCCTAAATATTCTAAGAGTTTATTTGTGAACAAATGGACAGTTCAGTGCAGAAGGAATGTCCCTAGCAAGCTAACTCTGTTAATAAACAGTGCCAAAATCTGTTCGAGCACATGTATTGATATGATGAATTACAGACACCTAAAGCTGCCAGCAAAATTGTTTACAATTCACGCAAAGAGCTAGAAATGGATTTTGACTCAAGTGTTACAGAAAGGTTTGTGCGGTCAAATACCTACAACAGAAAACTGATGTGCCAATTCCAGTCATAATAGGATTAAGCGTAGGTGAAAAGTACTCAAATAAAAGTTTACGCTTAATGTTTACAGAGTACACCTTCCCTTCAAAGAGGATTCGCTAGCTACATTATTCATAACTTTGTGCCATAGGTCAGTTGAGTTCAAACCACTCCGACGGGTTTGAAACGTTTACACATTGATTTTTGTTTACAAGACAATACTGCCTATCACAAAGAAAGACAACCCATACTTGCCAttttagtgaggtctgcacagtAGAGACCACACAATTATCAAGAAACTCCAATCATTTCCCCTTTccattctgtaaaataacacTTTGTTGACTGGTGTTTACAATCTATACATTTTCCTGCATCCTTAtcattctgttttgtttttttgtgtgctaaGTTGAAGTTGTCGAGACAAACTTCAAATAGCCCTTTCACAAGTATAGCTATAGTATAGGCctaaaacatagaaatatataaCCTCAGAGTTGATATAAGCTGCTTATGAACAACAATAGATTTGTATTGAGAGCTTGAGAGATATGTTTACATAAATATATACACGTGACATGCCACACTTATTGCttgaacaaacaaaaaaatcactCAACTAAGTGAAAACCTCCACACTAGTGTATGTAATGTACATGGAAGCACTAACAAAGGATTAGTTTACTGTATTTAGGCTGAAGTCCTGAGTGTAagcctttacattttttacacTTAACACGTAAGTGAAATTcaaagaaggaaggagaggagaacactATCCCTCTTAGAGAAGGACCTTCATATTTTAATTCTTGACGGGCCTTTTATTTTTTGAATTGGCTCAGAAACGCTGAAAAAATGAGGCCTAGAACCTACAAAAGGATGTTCAGCACCTCCCTCATATTTTCCCTTGTGTCCGGCCTCGTCCTTTCCGCCGTGACCATCACCACAGAGCGCCGCTCATCCTACGGCGGCCCCAGCGGCACCACCCTGTTCCTCCTCACTGGTTTTGGGAACAAACCGATGCCGCCGCCCCCTGGGGGGCCAAAGGTGGCGCCTAAAGCGGCTGAAATGGAGGACGCTCAGGACGGTGAGCCGAAAGAACCCGAAACACTCCCAAAGCCCCTCCCCCAAATCAAGCTCCCTCAGAACATGACGGCAGCTGACGCCCTCAAACCTCCGCTGGGGGCCGCCCAGGTAGCGCCACCCCCACGGCGCCTGGTGGATGTGGACGTGTGTCGGGCCTACTACGACGTCATGGGCCAGTTGGACAACACTTTCAACTGCTCCAAGGGGACCTACATCTACTGCTGCGGCACCTGCCACTACCGCTACTGTTGTGACCACCAGCGTAGCCGCCTGGACCAGAAGTCATGTAACAACTACAAGTCGCCCGGGTGGCTCGACACACCGCCGACGAACCCCCCGCCGCCGGGGAACCGGGGTGACCCAGACTCGGAGCAGCTGCAGCAGCAGAGCAACAGCACGGCGTACGTGATCGGCGGGGTGATCTCCGTCACCCTGGTGGTGGCCGTGGGCATCAAGGTGGCCTTCCACAAGATATCCCGAAGACCCCGGAACAGAGACATCAACATGCCCAGGTGAGAAAAGAACGGACAAGTGTCTTTGAATAGAAGATCAGTAAGCAGTGTCTGAAAATGACCATACGGGTGTACGTGGATCTGTCAGTGGGCTGTAGTCTTAAATTCAGCACATTACTGAGTTTCACTAAGGTCACAAGCCACAGACCCAAAAGGGTGACGAAACTGAACCACATTCAACGAACGAGTAACACATTTACATACTACATCTTTAAAAAAAGTTATTCTACTGTCTCGCCCTTGTCTATGATTTGtcattcccctcctctcttctctcctctttctcccagaGCCCTGGTGGACATCCTACGGAGTCAGGCCAGCCCAGTCCAACAGGGGGAGAGGAACAACAGCACCGTCCTTACCACCGCCACCACCGGCGACATCCTCGGTCGTCCCCCCAAGAACCTTTACACCCCGGTGCTCCAGAGCAAAGACAACCGCAGTGAGTGACGCCACAGAAAGCATGGGACAATAACAACACTGTAATGACAATGTTATAACACTGTTAGTATAATAACACTCTTATAACACTGCTgttacattgaaatacagtaaTAGCCTGTTTCAGATATATGAACCATTACAGTGATGATGGTGGAGAGCGGTGGCGGATGCAATAGCCTAGTAATGCTGACTGTATGGGGTCACGTTCAACATACTCGCACTCTTAAACACGCTTCATGTAATCCCAcagcacacacaccaccacacacgcATACGAGTGGCAGTACCATCAGTGTTCGCTGTGCTCTCTTGCAGTTGGCAACTTGCACCACAATTTTATCCAGGTGTCTGGTTCCAGTCCCAAACACTCGGCTACTATGGGTAAGCCGAACTAGCTAACGCAGCCGGCGGGTGTGTGAGTTGGCCTCATGAAACGTCTGTCTGGTGTTGTATATGTACCATTGGGTGTGTTTCCTTAACACAGTCGCTGTTGTCTTAACACAGTCGCTGTTGTCTTAACACAGTCGCTGTGGTCTTAACACAGTCGCTGTTTCACTGCTCCCACTCATTCTGTGTGTCACCCTCGCAAGTGTCTCAGCATGCACTATGTACTGTATCCGTTTGTGTTGTAAGCGTGCTTACTTACACTGTGGGGCTTGAGGGAAGTCAGTGTGTTACTGCACTTACCGAAGCCTGCGCGTGTTACTTCACAGTGGTCAATGTCTCCCGTGTGCTCGCTCAGTGGGTAGAAAGACATTATTGGCAGTCATTGCCCATTATTGTACATGGTCAGTGACCAACGTGTGAGACAATCATCTTGGCTTGTTTTATATATTAGCTCAAGGGACCTTTGTAATAGTCGTCCTAGAATGACTTGAAAACGTACAAATGACAAATTGGCAGCAGTTCTTTAAGACTAATAATTTGTGAGGAATTGGCACGTTTCGTCAATTGTATATGTACCTTTAAATGTAAGGCCATTTTAAATGTACTTATACATGTTGGCCCATTATTAATGTAGCTACCTACCTTATGTGTGTTAGGTCCTTGTAAAAGtactcatatatacagtgccttcggaaagtattcaaatcccttgactttttccacattttgctacgttacagcattattctaaaatggattaaattaaaataaaaaatcctcagcaatctacacacaatactccataatgacaaagtgaaaacaggttgagAAATTGTAGCTAATATATTgaatataaaaaacagaaataccttatttaaataagtattcagaccctttgcaatgagactcgaaattgaactcaggtgcatcctgtttccattgattggagtccacctgtggtaaattcaattgattggacatgatttggaaaggcacacacctgtccatataaggtcccacagttgacagtgcatgtcagagcaaaaaccaagccatgaggatgaattgcccgtagagcttcgaaccaggattgtgtcaaggcacagatctgggaaaaggtaccaaaacatttctgcggcTTTGAAGgactccaagaacacagtggcctccataattcttaaatggaagaagtttggaaccactaagactcttcttagagctggctgcccggcaaaactgagcaatcaggggaaaagggccttggtcagggaggtgaccaagaacccgatggtcactctgacagagctctagagttcctctgtggcgatgggagaaccttccagaaggacaaccatctctgcagcactctccCAATcaggcctttccaaatcatgtccattcaattcaatttcccacaagtggactccaatcaagttgtagaaacatctcaaggatgatcaatggaaacaggatgcacctgagctcaacttcgagtctcatagcaaagggtctgaatacttatgtaaataaggtatttctgttgttttttttcttcataaatatcaaacaatttctaaaaacctgtttttgctttgtcattatggcatattgtgtgtagattgctgaggagttTATTTGAtctattttagaacaaggctgtaacgtaacataatagtgaaaaagtcaaagggtctgaatactttccgaaggaacTCTATGTTAGGTCCTTAACTAATGTACTCATAGATATTATGTTAACATGTCATTCTAAATGTAACCCTATATAATGTATGTGTTAGGTCCTTAATAAATGTCCTCATATTATGTTAACATGACATTCTAAATGTagccctatatactgtatgtgttaggtCTCTAGTTGATGTACTCATATATATTATGTTAAAATGTCATTCTGAATGTagccctatatactgtatgtgttagatCCCTGGTTAATGTACTCATATGTATTATGTTAACATGTCAATCTAAATGTAgccctatgtactgtatgtgttaggtCCCTGGTTGATGCTCTCAtatgtcttcctcctcttcctcttccagaGCGCGTGCCCCGCATGAACAACGCCCAGCTAGCCTCCACGGGGACCCTCCTCACCAGCAAGCACAACAACAGCTCCAGCCTGCACTTACACCCACAGCCCCCTTTCTCGCACTCCTTCCACAACCTGGCCCAGTTGCCCCCCTCCTACGAGGTGGCCATGAAACCTGAGATCAACCGCTACAGCTCCCTGAAGAAGCTCGGTGAGGAGGGGAGCGGTGGGGGAGGGGCAGTGGGGCGGGGTCCCGGAGAGAGGGCTGGATGTCTGGGTGGCAGCCGCTGCTGGGAGGAAGGCAACTGGAGGCGGTGGCTAGAGAGAGCTCCAgagatatatatgtgtgtgtgtgtgtgtgtgtgtgtgtgtgtgtgtgtgtgtgtgtgtgtgtgtgtgtgtgtgtgtgtgtgtgtgtgtgtgtgtgtgtgtgtgtgtgtgtgtgtgtgtgtgtgtgtgtgtgtggaagaagGCATAACAGGCGAGAGGCAGGAGTCGAGGATGTGTGTCCGATGTATTACCTTTCAATGTGCCTTAATGTAGGCTGCTATAGTCTATAGAATGGGCGTCGATAAACACTTGTTTGTCTCGAACGGGTGCCCCTGAAAGCTAGATTATATGGAGGATGCATTGGGGGATTGTAACGGTTGCCTAAAGGTCACATTTAAATTGGCTCTCAGGGAGCTCAGTCCAAGGAAAGTCTTCTAAGGGAGAGAAATGTTGAACACTTTGTTTCACCTTATAATAAATGAATTTCACTAACTGTCATTTCaacatttctttctttcatcctCCCTCTTTTTTTTACtcaaccccctcccctcccaaaaaaacagaaaaagaTCTGGACGACTACTCTGGCTACCACACATCAAAGCGACGGCCTAACAACGCCCCTCCGTCATTCCACTCCTCCCAGCACCACCTCCACTGGGGCGGTGACTACACTCTCGGAGCCAGGGGCACCCTTCCCTTCCACTCCTCCCGGCCACGGATTCACGTGCCTACATCCACCCCCAACCCCTACCCTCTGCCAGCCCAGTCGTTGGGGTACCAGCCCGCCTTCGACAAGCCCCCACGGAGGGTCatgtcccaggaccagctcttGGCACTTGGTGAGGGCAACACCCTCTCCAGACTCTCCAAGAACCAGCAGCACCAGTACTACAAGGCTATGACCAAGAGCTCCACCTCACAGACGCTTCGCAAGTCCCACGAGAGGCTCCTAGTCTCGCCCGACCgtctggaggagaggatggggggcaTGGGCATGCCAGGGTTGGGCGGTATGGTGGGTATGGGGGGCATGGGTGACTTTGTGGGGATGGGGGTCCCGACCATGGGATGCCTCAGCCACAAAGCCCAATCACAGCAGAACGTCTGCGTCACACCCTCGCTGGACCGCCATCACATGATCAAGATGAACTCCCACCCCACATCGGGCCACGAGCTGGAGATGAGCGTGGCGGGCCATCCGGCAGGAAGCTGGGGGGACCCTCATGGGCACGGATCAGGGGCCGGGGTAGGACCAGGGAGCGGGGCGGGGACCATCGGGGGCCACAACGCACGGAGGATGGCATTCGCCACCAAGAGGCAGAACACCATCGAACAGCTCCAATACATCcctggggggggaggaggagggggagggggccaGACATTGAGAACGGCTAGTAAGAACGAGGTGACGGTGTGAGAGAGTAGAGACAACGGAGAAGAGAGTGATGAAGGTCGCGTTGAGAATGTTCGAGCTGAAAGTGTTCACACAGAAAGAAGAGAATAAGGAAAGGTCAATTTGGGGCATGATGGAGAGAAAGGTGAATAGAAGGAGAAACAAGAAGAGAGACATGGGCAagctgatgagagagagaaggatatgaCGAGGACAGTGCGTCCCATCAACCGCCTCAGATGAGTGTGTTGAAGACCAGAGAAGGAAAGACGTGAGAGAAGAGTGGATGCCATTGTTACCTGTTGCTAGGAAACACAGAAAAGGGCAATGATAGGAAGAAACCATTGAGAAAAATTGATTTATTAGAGAGAAGTTTGAATGAAGCCCATTGATTTGATTCCTGGGAAAGAGAATATTCAACCATATTGttgaggagggagaaagaaaaatgGCCATGTATAGAGCAAAAAATGA encodes the following:
- the LOC109903648 gene encoding protein shisa-7 isoform X1 yields the protein MRPRTYKRMFSTSLIFSLVSGLVLSAVTITTERRSSYGGPSGTTLFLLTGFGNKPMPPPPGGPKVAPKAAEMEDAQDGEPKEPETLPKPLPQIKLPQNMTAADALKPPLGAAQVAPPPRRLVDVDVCRAYYDVMGQLDNTFNCSKGTYIYCCGTCHYRYCCDHQRSRLDQKSCNNYKSPGWLDTPPTNPPPPGNRGDPDSEQLQQQSNSTAYVIGGVISVTLVVAVGIKVAFHKISRRPRNRDINMPRALVDILRSQASPVQQGERNNSTVLTTATTGDILGRPPKNLYTPVLQSKDNRIGNLHHNFIQVSGSSPKHSATMERVPRMNNAQLASTGTLLTSKHNNSSSLHLHPQPPFSHSFHNLAQLPPSYEVAMKPEINRYSSLKKLEKDLDDYSGYHTSKRRPNNAPPSFHSSQHHLHWGGDYTLGARGTLPFHSSRPRIHVPTSTPNPYPLPAQSLGYQPAFDKPPRRVMSQDQLLALGEGNTLSRLSKNQQHQYYKAMTKSSTSQTLRKSHERLLVSPDRLEERMGGMGMPGLGGMVGMGGMGDFVGMGVPTMGCLSHKAQSQQNVCVTPSLDRHHMIKMNSHPTSGHELEMSVAGHPAGSWGDPHGHGSGAGVGPGSGAGTIGGHNARRMAFATKRQNTIEQLQYIPGGGGGGGGGQTLRTASKNEVTV
- the LOC109903648 gene encoding protein shisa-7 isoform X2, whose amino-acid sequence is MRPRTYKRMFSTSLIFSLVSGLVLSAVTITTERRSSYGGPSGTTLFLLTGFGNKPMPPPPGGPKVAPKAAEMEDAQDGEPKEPETLPKPLPQIKLPQNMTAADALKPPLGAAQVAPPPRRLVDVDVCRAYYDVMGQLDNTFNCSKGTYIYCCGTCHYRYCCDHQRSRLDQKSCNNYKSPGWLDTPPTNPPPPGNRGDPDSEQLQQQSNSTAYVIGGVISVTLVVAVGIKVAFHKISRRPRNRDINMPRALVDILRSQASPVQQGERNNSTVLTTATTGDILGRPPKNLYTPVLQSKDNRKRVPRMNNAQLASTGTLLTSKHNNSSSLHLHPQPPFSHSFHNLAQLPPSYEVAMKPEINRYSSLKKLEKDLDDYSGYHTSKRRPNNAPPSFHSSQHHLHWGGDYTLGARGTLPFHSSRPRIHVPTSTPNPYPLPAQSLGYQPAFDKPPRRVMSQDQLLALGEGNTLSRLSKNQQHQYYKAMTKSSTSQTLRKSHERLLVSPDRLEERMGGMGMPGLGGMVGMGGMGDFVGMGVPTMGCLSHKAQSQQNVCVTPSLDRHHMIKMNSHPTSGHELEMSVAGHPAGSWGDPHGHGSGAGVGPGSGAGTIGGHNARRMAFATKRQNTIEQLQYIPGGGGGGGGGQTLRTASKNEVTV